A genomic region of Papaver somniferum cultivar HN1 chromosome 7, ASM357369v1, whole genome shotgun sequence contains the following coding sequences:
- the LOC113295444 gene encoding F-box/kelch-repeat protein At1g23390-like codes for MEQTKETTIWMTRNWPHAIFKSCKNEWWLSFKKHHLHSLKDLSNLICSQISHLKVTQQLKRDKKKMATENRYPETENQEKQTPFHGDLLDKIVSHIPTIHLVPSFYVSKSWQRAVFSCVGNPSRSKPWLIIYVQSRRNLSSTTTHAYDPSSNVWMKITGPSNVTYTSPLRSSHSDTLYMLSPSKFSLSSDPLHEMWLDVVGPRVWRTDPIVAIVGSCIVVAGGTCDFEDDPFTVELYDTACPGWFTCQPIHNIPKDSAASIWLSVAVSDHKMYLLEKNSGTFCSFDPSTKTWSGDIGSFDLRPDPAIYFSVIGFVGGRLILVGLMGDPENAESLRIWEVNCDRFNCEEVGKMPREMLDMLKNENSTLLSIDISVAENFIYIYNSSELRDIFFCDLSARVRQWSSVQCTFLNDRVLMDRFVFTCSKVNLDNLRKASWVGSKKFKVELAETVLIQ; via the coding sequence ATGGAGCAAACCAAAGAGACTACTATTTGGATGACCAGGAATTGGCCCCATGCCATCTTTAAGTCGTGCAAGAATGAATGGTGGTTGTCCTTCAAGAAACATCACCTTCACAGCTTAAAAGATCTATCCAATCTTATCTGTTCCCAAATTTCTCATTTAAAAGTAACTCAACAgcttaaaagagacaagaaaaagatGGCTACAGAAAACAGATATCCAGAGACAGAAAATCAAGAAAAACAAACTCCATTTCATGGAGATCTTTTAGATAAAATAGTTTCCCACATACCAACAATCCATCTTGTTCCATCGTTCTACGTTTCTAAATCTTGGCAGCGTGCAGTCTTTTCTTGTGTTGGCAACCCTTCACGTTCTAAACCATGGCTTATAATCTATGTCCAGAGCCGAAGAAATCTTTCATCAACCACCACTCACGCGTACGATCCTAGCTCAAATGTTTGGATGAAAATTACAGGaccatcaaatgtgacatataCATCACCACTCCGGTCCTCTCATTCTGATACTCTTTACATGTTAAGTCCTTCGAAATTCAGTTTATCATCTGATCCGCTTCATGAAATGTGGCTTGACGTTGTCGGACCGCGAGTTTGGAGGACTGATCCAATCGTTGCAATTGTTGGGTCGTGCATTGTGGTTGCTGGTGGTACTTGTGATTTTGAGGATGATCCATTCACTGTTGAGTTATATGACACTGCGTGCCCAGGTTGGTTCACTTGTCAACCCATCCATAATATACCGAAGGACTCTGCTGCTTCCATATGGTTATCTGTCGCGGTTTCAGACCACAAAATGTATTTGCTTGAGAAAAATTCCGGTACATTTTGCTCGTTCGACCCAAGTACAAAGACATGGAGCGGGGATATTGGTTCATTTGATCTGCGCCCGGACCCAGCTATCTATTTCTCGGTTATTGGTTTTGTAGGTGGTCGTTTGATACTCGTTGGGCTCATGGGCGATCCTGAGAATGCTGAAAGTTTAAGAATTTGGGAAGTGAATTGTGATAGGTTTAACTGTGAAGAGGTAGGAAAGATGCCGCGGGAGATGTTGGATATGCTTAAAAATGAGAATTCGACGCTATTGTCGATCGATATTTCAGTGGCAGAGAATTTCATTTACATATACAATTCGTCGGAACTGAGAGATATATTCTTTTGTGATTTGAGTGCAAGGGTACGTCAATGGAGTAGCGTCCAATGTACGTTCTTGAATGATCGAGTTCTCATGGATAGGTTTGTTTTTACGTGCTCAAAGGTAAACCTTGATAATCTTCGAAAGGCTTCCTGGGTAGGAAGTAAGAAATTCAAGGTAGAGCTGGCTGAGACAGTGCTTATTCAGTAG